Proteins encoded in a region of the Benincasa hispida cultivar B227 chromosome 2, ASM972705v1, whole genome shotgun sequence genome:
- the LOC120071062 gene encoding protein-L-isoaspartate O-methyltransferase 1-like isoform X3 has protein sequence MSITQQISSSFPSAYACRYCAPSLGLYFNLRLRRPRPRRRLPTALPPTTSSPPKTTTTTIISFLPRFLGPHFVTGNCHLSRMEFQGVLFRVVWLVYSILVCLPWDMQSFDYDIRRHTCPSVLDGSGQVSSLNGPASEAVELHKRFWTGSGIGTNKEMVEKLHNYGVVRSKKVAEVMESIDRAFFVPDDIPPYVDTPVPIGYNATISAPHMHATCLQLLEKHLKPGMRALDVGSGTGYLTACFALMVGPEGRAVGVEHIPELVASSMENIKKSAAAPLLKEGSLSVHVGDGRQGWPECAPYDAIHVGAAAAEIPPALIDQLKPGGRMVIPVGNIFQDLKVVDKDSDGSVNIHDETSVRYVPLTSREAQLRDN, from the exons ATGAGTATAACTCAACAAATATCATCATCATTCCCATCAGCTTATGCTTGCCGCTATTGTGCGCCTTCTCTTGGACTCTACTTCAACCTCCGCCTCCGCCGCCCCCGCCCCCGCCGCCGCCTTCCCACTGCCCTACCTCCGACCACTTCTTCTCCACCTAAAACCACCACCACCACTATCATCTCCTTCTTACCTCGATTTCTAGGCCCTCATTTCGTCACGGGTAATTGTCATCTTTCCAGGATGGAG TTTCAGGGGGTTTTATTTCGAGTGGTATGGTTAGTTTATTCTATTCTGGTATGTTTACCTTGGGATATGCAATCTTTTGATTATGATATTCGACGGCATACATGTCCGAGTGTATTGGACGGATCGGGACAGGTTTCGTCCCTAAACGGCCCTGCTTCTGAGGCTGTGGAGCTTCATAAG AGGTTCTGGACTGGAAGTGGGATAGGTACGAACAAAGAAATGGTGGAGAAGCTCCACAACTATGGAGTGGTCAGGTCAAAGAAGGTTGCAGAAGTAATGGAGAGCATAGATAGGGCCTTCTTTGTGCCGGATGATATTCCACCTTATGTTGATACTCCTGTGCCGATAGGATATAATGCCACTATATCTGCTCCTCACATGCATGCTACTTGCCTTCAGTTATTGGAGAAACACTTGAAACCTGGAATGCGGGCTTTGGACGTTGGCTCAG GAACGGGATATTTGACAGCATGCTTTGCGTTAATGGTTGGACCTGAAGGTCGTGCAGTTGGTGTGGAACATATTCCGGAGCTGGTTGCTTCCTCAATggagaatattaaaaaaagtgCTGCTGCTCCTTTACTGAAAGAAGGTTCCCTCTCTGTGCATGTTGGTG ATGGGAGGCAGGGTTGGCCCGAGTGTGCGCCGTACGATGCCATTCATGTTGGAGCAGCAGCTGCTGAAATTCCACCGGCTCTCATCGACCAGTTAAAGCCAGGCGGGAGAATGGTGATTCCTGTTGGGAACATATTCCAGGATTTGAAGGTTGTGGACAAAGATAGTGATGGCTCTGTTAACATCCACGATGAGACTTCTGTTCGTTACGTGCCTCTTACAAGTCGAGAAGCTCAGTTACGTGACAATTGA
- the LOC120071061 gene encoding 28 kDa ribonucleoprotein, chloroplastic-like, whose translation MASTSATSILKPLSKPDSCFLSLPSLFTGRPPHTFLSFPSKFIPFNLSSSHTSLFSSSKKKTHLPSVAQTSDWAQEDDTITIDPKLGDDEAAEEGPHWENQELSETESRISDWEGEAEGEDDGGSEAEGDEEEGPYEEPNEDAKLFVGNLPYDVDSQKLAMLFEKAGTVEIAEVIYNRETDQSRGFGFVTMSTVEEAEKAVDTFNRYELSGRLLTVNKAAPRGSRPERQPRTFQPAFRIYVGNLPWDVDNARLEQVFSEHGKVVEARVLYDRDSGRSRGFGFVTMADETGMNDAIAALDGQSLEGRAIRVNVAEERPRRNF comes from the exons ATGGCTTCTACTTCAGCAACTTCCATTTTGAAGCCTTTATCCAAGCCAGATTCCTGCTTTCTCTCTTTGCCTTCTCTATTCACCGGCAGACCCCCACACACTTTCCTCTCTTTCCCTTCAAAATTCATCCCCTTCAATCTTTCCTCTTCTCATACTTCACTCTTTTCCTCTTCAAAGAAGAAAACCCATCTTCCCTCTGTAGCTCAGACTTCCGACTGGGCTCAAGAAGACGACACCATCACCATTGACCCAAAACTCGGCGACGACGAAGCAGCCGAAGAAGGTCCTCATTGGGAAAATCAAGAGCTCAGTGAAACTGAGTCTCGTATTTCTGATTGGGAAGGTGAAGCTGAAGGTGAAGATGATGGAGGAAGTGAGGCCGAAGGAGATGAGGAAGAAGGCCCTTATGAAGAGCCAAATGAAGATGCTAAATTGTTTGTTGGGAATTTGCCTTATGATGTTGATAGTCAAAAGTTAGCAATGCTTTTTGAGAAGGCTGGGACTGTGGAAATTGCTGAG GTTATTTACAACAGAGAAACAGATCAGAGTCGTGGTTTTGGCTTCGTGACAATGAGTACTGTTGAAGAAGCTGAAAAAGCTGTGGATACATTCAACCGTTAT GAGTTATCAGGGAGGCTGTTGACTGTTAATAAGGCTGCCCCGAGAGGTTCAAGGCCAGAACGACAACCTCGAACATTTCAACCCGCTTTCAGAATCTATGTGGGCAATCTTCCATGGGATGTGGACAATGCACGCCTGGAGCAGGTCTTTAGTGAACATGGTAAAGTAGTAGAGGCCCGGGTTCTTTACGACCGGGACAGTGGCCGTTCTCGTGGCTTTGGCTTTGTGACCATGGCTGATGAAACTGGAATGAATGATGCCATTGCTGCTCTGGATGGACAG AGTCTAGAAGGAAGGGCGATCAGAGTAAACGTTGCAGAGGAAAGACCAAGGCGCAACTTCTGA
- the LOC120070608 gene encoding probable galactinol--sucrose galactosyltransferase 2: MYKAFTLKKFPLQLPNSTDFIRFRYPFSPNLHFQLHRLPFTFPLCVSRLNFGGNFRRFSSFNSKMTITTLPSIKDGRLIVGDKVVLTAVPANVGVSPVTHRSAFIGATSSTSSSRHLFSVGVLERHEFLCLYRFKMWWMIPRLGKSGSEVPVETQMLLLKVAEESALNDESSADSDTERSLYILFLPVLDGVFRATLQGTSENELQLCIESGDVNVQTSKAMEALFINSGDNPFEVITDSMKVLEKVKRTFSRIDNKKMPSHLDCFGWCTWDAFYTDVNPQGIKEGLQSFSAGGLSPKFLIIDDGWQETVNEYRKEGEPDIEGIQFATRLVDIKENKKFRGSGSDDSLKKLVHSIKEQYGLKYVYVWHALAGYWGGVLPSSESMKKYNPKIEYPIQSPGNVSNLRDIVVDVLEKYGLGVINPEKIYEFYNDLHGYLASSGVDGVKVDVQNIMETLGTGYGGRVSITRQYQEALEQSVVRNFKETNLICCMSHNSDSIYSSKKSAVARVSEDFMPREPTFQTLHVAAVAFNSLLLGEIVVPDWDMFQSKHETAEFHGAARALGGCAVYVSDKPGNHDFKILRKLVLPDGSVLRARHAGRPTRDCLFRDTVMDGKSVLKIWNLNKFTGIVGVFNCQGAGHWPLMKVAQNEHTSTCTKLTITGSVCPDDVEFLEDVAGENWDGDCAVYAFNSGSLSKLKRKESLEVGLRTLECEIYTITPIRVFSNDVHFAPIGLLDMYNSGGAIETLSHSMEDLSQCTIRMTGRFCGRFGAYLSTKPSRCVVDMKEEEFIYESGSGLLTVKLENGSISREIEFVY, translated from the exons atgtATAAAGCCTTCACGTTGAAAAAATTCCCTCTCCAACTTCCGAATTCAACCGATTTCATCAGATTTCGTTACCCATTTTCGCCAAATcttcattttcaacttcatcgTCTTCCATTTACCTTTCCTCTGTGTGTTTCCAGGCTAAATTTTGGGGGTAATTTTAGAAGGTTTTCCAGTTTCAATTCGAAGATGACGATCACGACCTTGCCCAGCATCAAAGATGGGCGCCTCATCGTCGGCGATAAGGTGGTTCTGACAGCCGTACCGGCGAATGTTGGTGTCTCTCCGGTGACCCACCGGTCAGCTTTCATCGGCGCCACTTCTTCTACTTCAAGCTCTCGTCATTTGTTTTCCGTCGGTGTTCTTGA AAGGCACGAATTTTTATGCCTATATAGATTCAAAATGTGGTGGATGATACCAAGACTTGGGAAATCAGGCAGTGAAGTTCCGGTGGAAACCCAAATGCTTCTTTTAAAAGTGGCAGAAGAATCTGCTTTGAATGATGAAAGTTCAGCTGATTCAGATACTGAGAGATCACTTTACATCCTTTTTTTGCCAGTCTTGGATGGAGTATTCCGTGCAACTTTGCAAGGAACCTCAGAAAATGAGCTTCAATTATGCATTGAAAGTG GGGATGTTaatgttcaaacttcaaaagcaATGGAAGCTTTATTTATAAACTCAGGAGATAATCCTTTTGAGGTCATTACAGATTCTATGAA GGTATTGGAAAAGGTCAAAAGAACTTTTAGTCGTATCGACAACAAGAAG ATGCCTTCACATCTAGACTGTTTTGGTTGGTGCACTTGGGATGCATTTTACACTGATGTTAATCCACAGGGAATCAAGGAAGGTCTCCAAAG TTTCTCGGCTGGAGGTCTTTCACCGAAATTTCTGATTATTGATGATGGATGGCAAGAGACTGTAAATGAATACCGCAAGGAAGGTGAACCGGATATTGAAGGGATACA GTTTGCTACAAGACTAGTGGACATcaaagagaacaagaaattCAGGGGTTCTGGTTCAGATGATTCTCTAAAGAAGCTTGTTCATAGCATCAAAGAACAATATGGGCTTAA ATATGTCTATGTATGGCATGCTTTAGCTGGTTACTGGGGAGGAGTGCTCCCATCTTCTGAATCAATGAAGAAGTACAACCCTAAGATTGAATATCCCATCCAATCACCGGGCAACGTTAGCAATCTCAGAGATATCGTCGTCGATGTCTTGGAGAAATATGGACTTGGGGTGATCAACCCTGAGAAAATTTATGAGTTCTACAATGATCTCCATGGTTATCTTGCAAGCAGTGGTGTTGATGGCGTCAAGGTGGATGTCCAAAACATAATGGAGACCTTAGGTACAGGGTATGGTGGACGTGTGTCAATCACTAGACAGTATCAAGAAGCGTTAGAACAATCAGTTGTAAGAAACTTCAAAGAAACTAATCTGATTTGTTGTATGAGTCACAACTCAGACTCAATATACAG TTCAAAGAAGAGTGCAGTTGCTAGAGTATCAGAGGACTTCATGCCCAGAGAGCCAACATTTCAGACTTTACATGTTGCTGCTGTGGCTTTTAATAGTCTTCTATTGGGGGAGATTGTTGTGCCAGATTGGGACATGTTTCAA agcAAACATGAAACAGCCGAATTCCATGGTGCAGCAAGAGCGTTGGGTGGTTGCGCTGTGTATGTAAG TGACAAGCCCGGGAATCACGATTTCAAAATACTAAGGAAGCTAGTGTTGCCTGATGGATCAGTCCTAAGGGCAAGACATGCAGGTCGGCCTACTCGAGACTGCTTATTTCGGGACACAGTGATGGATGGAAAAAG TGTGCTGAAAATATGGAACTTGAATAAGTTTACTGGGATCGTTGGCGTCTTTAATTGCCAAGGAGCAGGACATTGGCCATTGATGAAAGTAGCTCAGAATGAACATACCTCAACTTGTACAAAATTAACTATCACAGGTAGTGTCTGTCCAGATGATGTAGAATTTCTTGAAGATGTTGCAGGTGAAAACTGGGATGGAGATTGTGCAGTTTATGCCTTCAACTCAG GATCTCTTTCTAAATTGAAACGAAAAGAAAGTCTTGAAGTTGGATTGAGAACTTTAGAGTGTGAGATATATACTATTACTCCAATCAGG GTTTTCAGTAACGATGTTCACTTCGCACCGATAGGATTGCTCGACATGTATAATTCAGGAGGAGCCATTGAAACTTTAAGTCATAGTATGGAGGATCTTTCACAATGCACCATCAGAATGACAGGACGATTCTGTGGCCGATTTGGAGCCTACTTGAGCACGAAACCAAGCCGATGTGTAGTTGACATGAAAGAAGAGGAGTTTATCTATGAATCTGGAAGTGGACTATTAACAGTCAAACTTGAAAATGGTTCCATTTCAAGAGAGATAGAGTTCGTATATTGA
- the LOC120071062 gene encoding protein-L-isoaspartate O-methyltransferase 1-like isoform X2, whose amino-acid sequence MDKLPPRSCPMLKRFWTGSGIGTNKEMVEKLHNYGVVRSKKVAEVMESIDRAFFVPDDIPPYVDTPVPIGYNATISAPHMHATCLQLLEKHLKPGMRALDVGSGTGYLTACFALMVGPEGRAVGVEHIPELVASSMENIKKSAAAPLLKEGSLSVHVGDGRQGWPECAPYDAIHVGAAAAEIPPALIDQLKPGGRMVIPVGNIFQDLKVVDKDSDGSVNIHDETSVRYVPLTSREAQLRDN is encoded by the exons ATGGATAAATTGCCCCCCCGTTCATGTCCGATGCTGAAG AGGTTCTGGACTGGAAGTGGGATAGGTACGAACAAAGAAATGGTGGAGAAGCTCCACAACTATGGAGTGGTCAGGTCAAAGAAGGTTGCAGAAGTAATGGAGAGCATAGATAGGGCCTTCTTTGTGCCGGATGATATTCCACCTTATGTTGATACTCCTGTGCCGATAGGATATAATGCCACTATATCTGCTCCTCACATGCATGCTACTTGCCTTCAGTTATTGGAGAAACACTTGAAACCTGGAATGCGGGCTTTGGACGTTGGCTCAG GAACGGGATATTTGACAGCATGCTTTGCGTTAATGGTTGGACCTGAAGGTCGTGCAGTTGGTGTGGAACATATTCCGGAGCTGGTTGCTTCCTCAATggagaatattaaaaaaagtgCTGCTGCTCCTTTACTGAAAGAAGGTTCCCTCTCTGTGCATGTTGGTG ATGGGAGGCAGGGTTGGCCCGAGTGTGCGCCGTACGATGCCATTCATGTTGGAGCAGCAGCTGCTGAAATTCCACCGGCTCTCATCGACCAGTTAAAGCCAGGCGGGAGAATGGTGATTCCTGTTGGGAACATATTCCAGGATTTGAAGGTTGTGGACAAAGATAGTGATGGCTCTGTTAACATCCACGATGAGACTTCTGTTCGTTACGTGCCTCTTACAAGTCGAGAAGCTCAGTTACGTGACAATTGA
- the LOC120071062 gene encoding protein-L-isoaspartate O-methyltransferase 1-like isoform X1 yields MSITQQISSSFPSAYACRYCAPSLGLYFNLRLRRPRPRRRLPTALPPTTSSPPKTTTTTIISFLPRFLGPHFVTGNCHLSRMERFWTGSGIGTNKEMVEKLHNYGVVRSKKVAEVMESIDRAFFVPDDIPPYVDTPVPIGYNATISAPHMHATCLQLLEKHLKPGMRALDVGSGTGYLTACFALMVGPEGRAVGVEHIPELVASSMENIKKSAAAPLLKEGSLSVHVGDGRQGWPECAPYDAIHVGAAAAEIPPALIDQLKPGGRMVIPVGNIFQDLKVVDKDSDGSVNIHDETSVRYVPLTSREAQLRDN; encoded by the exons ATGAGTATAACTCAACAAATATCATCATCATTCCCATCAGCTTATGCTTGCCGCTATTGTGCGCCTTCTCTTGGACTCTACTTCAACCTCCGCCTCCGCCGCCCCCGCCCCCGCCGCCGCCTTCCCACTGCCCTACCTCCGACCACTTCTTCTCCACCTAAAACCACCACCACCACTATCATCTCCTTCTTACCTCGATTTCTAGGCCCTCATTTCGTCACGGGTAATTGTCATCTTTCCAGGATGGAG AGGTTCTGGACTGGAAGTGGGATAGGTACGAACAAAGAAATGGTGGAGAAGCTCCACAACTATGGAGTGGTCAGGTCAAAGAAGGTTGCAGAAGTAATGGAGAGCATAGATAGGGCCTTCTTTGTGCCGGATGATATTCCACCTTATGTTGATACTCCTGTGCCGATAGGATATAATGCCACTATATCTGCTCCTCACATGCATGCTACTTGCCTTCAGTTATTGGAGAAACACTTGAAACCTGGAATGCGGGCTTTGGACGTTGGCTCAG GAACGGGATATTTGACAGCATGCTTTGCGTTAATGGTTGGACCTGAAGGTCGTGCAGTTGGTGTGGAACATATTCCGGAGCTGGTTGCTTCCTCAATggagaatattaaaaaaagtgCTGCTGCTCCTTTACTGAAAGAAGGTTCCCTCTCTGTGCATGTTGGTG ATGGGAGGCAGGGTTGGCCCGAGTGTGCGCCGTACGATGCCATTCATGTTGGAGCAGCAGCTGCTGAAATTCCACCGGCTCTCATCGACCAGTTAAAGCCAGGCGGGAGAATGGTGATTCCTGTTGGGAACATATTCCAGGATTTGAAGGTTGTGGACAAAGATAGTGATGGCTCTGTTAACATCCACGATGAGACTTCTGTTCGTTACGTGCCTCTTACAAGTCGAGAAGCTCAGTTACGTGACAATTGA